In Silene latifolia isolate original U9 population chromosome X, ASM4854445v1, whole genome shotgun sequence, the following proteins share a genomic window:
- the LOC141620149 gene encoding uncharacterized protein LOC141620149, with the protein MVRAPTIKFPTFDGSDVEDWLFKCTQFFSVTDVDNILKVTYAAMHLEAKALAWHQAYTKNRVNEEPLGWDEYTKAIKARFGNEHEDPMSELLLLKQKGSVQTYHDAFDILLSKLDLQPDYALSCFLTGLDNSITVMVRMLKRKTIPEAYGLAKLQETALSLQIINNHKTTPTPYTKNTHPYQNSTKPPLLSTPKAFTLPPIKTTFNPQKKPFTPQRPNPQYKPYKAELEQRKAKGLCFYCDENFTPQHVCKNKRQLFILEEEEEETVEEVEEIVEEEGESQIAQISIQALTGKSNCQTMRIHGHIGRITSSILVDTGSSHNFLDLGVVRKLGLRMEPIPSFNISVANGGKLMCSHVINNLKWRIKNTDFLADFFVIPLGSCEAVLGIQWLGTLGPITWDFKELTMQFYFEGRRHMLKGAKPNSLKEQKQLGKDVENGARVAMIQMGSAAVEFFAIQLTHEEENKAEIQALLKQFPRVFQEPKGLSPLRDGHDHKITLKAGAEPMNIRPYRFSMLQKDIIESMTTELLENGVIRNSTSPYASPVVLVKKKDGSWRMCVDYRSFNKQTIKDKFPIPLIEELLDELHGSQYFSKIDLRSWFHQIRMVPEDVYKTAFRTYNSHYEYLVMPFGLTNAPSTFQSLMNKLFQPYLRKFVLVFFDDILIYSSNWIEHLKHLKLVLEIMEENSLFAKATKCCFGAIKLEYLGHIISREGVATDPTKVSDVLEWPVPKTLKQLRGILGLTGYYRRFIKGYGIISKPLTNLLRKNAFKWSESAQGAFESLKRAMTTALVLAMSDISKPFA; encoded by the coding sequence ATGGTAAGAGCACCCACCATTAAATTTCCCACCTTTGATGGCAGTGATGTTGAAGATTGGTTATTTAAATGCACTCAGTTCTTTTCTGTGACTGATGTTGATAACATTCTGAAAGTAACCTATGCTGCAATGCATCTTGAGGCCAAAGCCTTGGCTTGGCATCAGGCTTACACCAAAAATAGGGTAAATGAGGAACCTTTGGGGTGGGATGAGTATACCAAGGCCATAAAAGCAAGGTTTGGTAATGAACATGAAGACCCCATGTCTGAACTCCTTTTGTTAAAACAAAAAGGGTCTGTACAAACTTATCACGATGCTTTTGATATCCTGTTGAGTAAACTTGATCTTCAACCTGACTATGCTCTAAGTTGTTTTCTCACTGGATTGGATAATAGTATAACTGTTATGGTAAGGATGTTGAAGCGTAAAACAATTCCTGAAGCTTATGGCTTAGCAAAGCTCCAAGAAACAGCCTTGTCCCTACAAATTATAAACAACCATAAAACCACCCCTACACCTTACACAAAAAACACCCATCCTTATCAAAACTCCACAAAACCACCCTTACTTTCTACACCAAAAGCCTTCACTTTGCCACCCATCAAAACAACTTTTAACCCCCAAAAGAAACCCTTTACACCACAAAGACCTAACCCCCAATATAAGCCTTACAAGGCCGAACTGGAACAAAGGAAGGCGAAAGGCCTTTGCTTTTACTGTGATGAAAATTTTACACCACAGCATGTGTGTAAAAATAAGAGACAGCTGTTTATCCtcgaggaggaggaagaggaaacAGTGGAGGAAGTGGAGGAGATTGTTGAAGAGGAAGGGGAATCACAGATTGCACAAATCTCCATTCAAGCTTTGACAGGAAAATCTAACTGTCAAACCATGAGGATTCATGGTCATATTgggaggataacatcaagcattCTTGTGGACACTGGGAGCTCTCATAATTTCCTAGATCTGGGAGTGGTTAGGAAACTGGGGTTAAGAATGGAGCCTATACCAAGTTTCAACATCTCTGTTGCTAATGGAGGCAAATTAATGTGTAGTCATGTGATAAATAACCTTAAATGGAGAATCAAGAATACTGACTTCTTAGCAGATTTCTTTGTGATACCTTTAGGGAGCTGTGAAGCAGTTCTCGGGATTCAATGGTTAGGGACACTTGGACCCATCACTTGGGATTTCAAGGAGCTAACTATGCAATTCTATTTTGAGGGAAGAAGGCACATGTTGAAGGGTGCTAAACCTAACAGTCTCAAGGAGCAAAAACAGTTGGGAAAGGATGTTGAAAATGGAGCACGGGTGGCCATGATACAAATGGGTAGCGCTGCTGTGGAATTCTTTGCCATCCAGCTCACACATGAGGAGGAAAATAAGGCAGAAATCCAAGCCCTTTTGAAGCAATTCCCTAGGGTTTTTCAGGAACCTAAGGGACTATCTCCCTTAAGAGATGGCCATGATCATAAGATAACTTTGAAGGCAGGTGCTGAACCAATGAATATTAGGCCATACAGGTTTTCGATGCTTCAGAAAGATATTATTGAATCAATGACCACAGAATTGTTGGAAAATGGAGTAATTAGGAATAGTACCAGTCCATATGCTTCCCCTGTGGTATTGGTTAAGAAAAAGGATGGGAgttggaggatgtgtgtagattatAGGTCCTTTAATAAGCAGACCATTAAAGATAAATTTCCAATCCCATTAATTGAGGAATTACTGGATGAACTCCATGGATCTCAGTATTTTTCTAAAATAGACTTGAGATCATGGTTTCACCAGATAAGGATGGTACCTGAGGATGTCTATAAAACTGCTTTTAGGACCTATAATAGCCATTATGAATACCTAGTCATGCCCTTTGGTCTAACAAATGCTCCTTCCACCTTTCAGTCTTTAATGAATAAGCTTTTTCAGCCTTATTTAAGGAAGTTTGTCCTGGTGTTTTTTGATGATATTTTGATCTATAGTTCCAATTGGATTGAGCATTTGAAACATCTTAAGTTGGTACTAGAGATCATGGAGGAGAATAGCCTGTTTGCTAAGGCTACTAAGTGTTGCTTTGGTGCCATTAAACTTGAGTATCTTGGTCATATTATTTCAAGGGAGGGGGTAGCAACTGACCCAACAAAAGTGTCTGATGTGCTTGAATGGCCAGTCCCTAAAACTCTCAAGCAACTAAGAGGGATCCTGGGTCTAACTGGGTATTACAGAAGATTCATTAAGGGGTATGGGATCATAAGCAAGCCCTTAACAAATCTTCTAAGGAAAAATGCTTTCAAATGGAGTGAGTCTGCCCAAGGGGCTTTTGAAAGCCTAAAGAGAGCTATGACTACTGCCCTAGTCTTAGCTATGTCAGATATTTCCAAGCCATTTGCATAG